The genome window TGCAACCGGCGCTGGCCGAGGTTTACGGCATCCATGCCACGGCCACTCGCCGTGGCAGTGAACTATTGATGCAGCGTTATTACTGGGCAGCGCGGCTCGTCACGCAGCTCAACGGGATTCTGGTTCAGAACATCGAAGAACGGTTGTTCCCGCGGCCCGACAGCGACGCACGCGACATCGACGACGATTTCCGCAACCTGCGCGACCGTCTGGATATCATTCGCGACGACGGTTTCGAGCGCAATCCCACACTGCTGCTGCGCGCCTTTCTTCTGATGCAGCAGCACCCGGAACTCACCGGCATGTCTGCACGCACTTTGCGCGCCATCTGGCATTCTCGGCACCGCATCGATGCCCAGTTCCGCCGCAACCCGGTCAACCGCAAGCTGTTCCTGCAAATCCTGCAACAGCCCCGCGGCATTGTGCACGAGCTGCGGCGCATGACCATGCTGAATATTCTGCCCCGCTACCTGCCGGTATTCCGCCGGATCGTGGGCCAGATGCAGCACGATCTATTCCATGCCTATACGGTGGACCAGCACACGCTGGCCGTGGTGCGCAACCTGCGCCGCTTCACCATGCCCGAACACGCCCAGGAATATCCGCTGGCCAGTCAGTTGATTGCGGGCCTGGACCGGCACTGGCTGCTGTACGTCGCTGCGCTTTTTCATGACATCGCAAAGGGACGCGGCGGCGATCACTCCGAACTTGGCGCCCGCGAAGTGCGCAAGTTCGCGCAGGAACACGGCATGGAGCCGGAAGACACCAAATTGGTGGAATTCCTGGTGCGCCAGCACCTTCTGATGTCCGCCGTGGCGCAGAAACGTGATTTATCCGACCCGGCCGTCGTCCAGGAATTCGCCGCTACCGTCAAAGACGAGCGCCATTTGACGGCGCTATACCTGCTGACAGTGGCCGACATCCGCGGCACCAGCCCCAAGGTCTGGAACGCCTGGAAGGGCAAGCTGCTTGAAGATCTGTACAAACTGACGCTGGCGGCATTGGGCGGCGCCCACGCCGATGCGCACACCGTGCTGACCGAACGCAAGGAAGAAGCCGCCCGCCTAACCCGGCTGGCAGGCCTGCGCGATGACGCTCGTGAAGCGTTCTGGAATCAGCTGGACGTTGCCTATTTTCTGCGTCACGACGCTTCCGACATCGCCTGGCACACCCGCCACCTGTACCACCAGGTCGCCCCCACCCAGGCTGTGGTCAAAGCCCGCCCCACCGAGCAAGGCGAAGGTTTGCAGATCATGGTCTACACGCGCGACGCGCCCGACCTGTTCGTTGCCATCTGCGGCTTCTTCGACGCCAAGTCGCTGTCCATTCAGGATGCGCGCATCCACACGACCCGCCACGGCTGGGCGCTGGACAGTTTCATCGTGCTGCTGCCCGAAGGGGCGAGCGACCTGCGGGCGCAAGCCACGCTGGTAGAGCACGAACTGGCTGAACGCCTGAAAGATCCGCAGGCAGCCGCCCAGGCGCAAACCAGCCGCGGCAGCTATTTCGGCCGTGGCCGGCAGTCACGCGTGTCGCGAGTCTTTCCCGTTATGCCGCAGGCCGAACTGCAACCCGACGAACGCAGCACATCCTGGCGTCTTTCTGTCACTGCCACGGATCGCCCGGGCCTGCTGCACGCCTTGGCGCGCGTCTTTGCCCGCCACGAAGTCAATCTGCTGATGGCCAAGATCATGACGCTGGGCGACCGCGTGGAAGACGTATTTATCGTGGACGGCACGGCGCTGACTCGCCCGCGCAGCCAAATGCAGTTTGAACGCGACGTTCTGGACGCGTTGGCAGGCGAAGAAGCCCTGCAACGGGTCGCCTGACGCCGGCCTCGCAAGACATCGCCAGACCGTACCCGGACCGAATACAATCCGGGTTTTCGGTCAGGCGACACCCGCTACCATGCTGCTCAATGACTATCTGCGTGTTTTCGGTGGCAGCTTTCTATTTGCGCTAGCCACACTGCTACCGTTTTTGAACCCGCCTGCCATCGCGCCAATTTTCCTGTCATTGACCGAAGGCGCGTCATCATCCACGCGTATGGTGCTGGCCAAGCGTGTCGCCATCAACGTGTGCCTGATGCTGATCGTCGCCATGGTGGCCGGCAACGTGCTTCTCAGCTTTTTTGGCATCTCGCTGTCGATCGTGCGAGTGGGCGGCGGCATGCTGGTGATCGCCAGCGCCTGGCGGCTGGTGAATTCGCCCGATGCCGACACCGAGCGCGTGGCGCGCATGGCCGAGTCCTTCACCACCGAAATGGCTAAAGCGCGTGCTTTCTACCCGCTGACTTTTCCCATCAGCTGCGGCCCGGGATCGATCGCCGCCGCGATCACCGTGGGCGTGTCGCTG of Achromobacter seleniivolatilans contains these proteins:
- a CDS encoding MarC family protein; this translates as MLLNDYLRVFGGSFLFALATLLPFLNPPAIAPIFLSLTEGASSSTRMVLAKRVAINVCLMLIVAMVAGNVLLSFFGISLSIVRVGGGMLVIASAWRLVNSPDADTERVARMAESFTTEMAKARAFYPLTFPISCGPGSIAAAITVGVSLRDQNHVLSLVRLGGSIPGIIAVSLTLYVCLRFAAQMLHRLGDNGTAVFMRLSAFIMLCLGVQIFWEGARELLLGVLTQVMQPIPIPKA
- a CDS encoding [protein-PII] uridylyltransferase → MTAEYLSSLRERIQQSRRAAVAQFREHERPDTLLSELRRIVDAALRDLVKHYPLPAGATLAAVGGYGRGELYPHSDVDLLILLPQVPSREDETAIEQLVASLWDLGLEPGHSVRTIEDCEREADADITVETALLESRWLAGSRSLMKKFDAATKSRLDPRAFFRAKRVEMQQRHARYHDTPYALEPNCKESPGGLRDLQVIMWMARAAGFGDSWRSVAQAGLLTSSEARDLRKAEQAFKRLRIELHLLSNRREDRVLFDLQPALAEVYGIHATATRRGSELLMQRYYWAARLVTQLNGILVQNIEERLFPRPDSDARDIDDDFRNLRDRLDIIRDDGFERNPTLLLRAFLLMQQHPELTGMSARTLRAIWHSRHRIDAQFRRNPVNRKLFLQILQQPRGIVHELRRMTMLNILPRYLPVFRRIVGQMQHDLFHAYTVDQHTLAVVRNLRRFTMPEHAQEYPLASQLIAGLDRHWLLYVAALFHDIAKGRGGDHSELGAREVRKFAQEHGMEPEDTKLVEFLVRQHLLMSAVAQKRDLSDPAVVQEFAATVKDERHLTALYLLTVADIRGTSPKVWNAWKGKLLEDLYKLTLAALGGAHADAHTVLTERKEEAARLTRLAGLRDDAREAFWNQLDVAYFLRHDASDIAWHTRHLYHQVAPTQAVVKARPTEQGEGLQIMVYTRDAPDLFVAICGFFDAKSLSIQDARIHTTRHGWALDSFIVLLPEGASDLRAQATLVEHELAERLKDPQAAAQAQTSRGSYFGRGRQSRVSRVFPVMPQAELQPDERSTSWRLSVTATDRPGLLHALARVFARHEVNLLMAKIMTLGDRVEDVFIVDGTALTRPRSQMQFERDVLDALAGEEALQRVA